Proteins co-encoded in one Cydia splendana chromosome 11, ilCydSple1.2, whole genome shotgun sequence genomic window:
- the LOC134795090 gene encoding uncharacterized protein LOC134795090, whose translation MVVKLSVSALYADGFPTLPKARGREECIAADCPRRQKMQQVSLPALVEDDSEVEETFEQEQRPYILRAEHLRRQKSVSPQRRERLLRHMVLPSLSEDEEP comes from the coding sequence ATGGTTGTCAAGCTATCCGTTTCTGCGCTGTACGCCGACGGTTTCCCTACGCTGCCTAAAGCGAGGGGACGCGAGGAGTGCATCGCTGCCGACTGCCCGAGGAGACAGAAGATGCAGCAGGTATCGCTGCCTGCCTTGGTGGAGGATGACTCCGAGGTCGAGGAGACCTTCGAACAGGAGCAGCGACCTTACATCTTGCGCGCTGAACATCTGAGGCGCCAGAAATCAGTTTCTCCACAACGGCGCGAGAGGCTGCTGCGCCACATGGTCCTGCCTTCACTCTCTGAAGATGAGGAGCCTTGA